A stretch of the Cydia amplana chromosome 6, ilCydAmpl1.1, whole genome shotgun sequence genome encodes the following:
- the LOC134649001 gene encoding superoxide dismutase [Cu-Zn]-like, whose protein sequence is MKHIVLLAACVAMAAGHHGHVPELRAIARVGDPNNPANIQGNVTFTQLHDGKVRIEGTILGLPHGQYGFHVHEKGDLTGGCLSTGGHFNPEHKQHGHPNDEERHVGDLGNVEFDDTRIGRIDFTDSLISLVGEHGILGRAVVLHERADDFGRSDHPDSRKTGNAGGRVACGVIGILDPVDGWSNTASIATIAPSMFLLSSLLVLLR, encoded by the exons ATGAAGCACATCGTACTGTTGGCAGCCTGCGTCGCCATGGCGGCGGGACACCACGGGCAC GTCCCCGAGCTCCGTGCCATTGCCCGCGTGGGCGACCCGAACAACCCAGCCAACATCCAGGGCAACGTGACCTTCACCCAACTTCACGACGGCAAAGTCCGTATCGAGGGAACTATCCTTGGTCTGCCTCATGGACAGTACGGGTTCCACGTCCATGAGAAGGGAGATCTGACTGGAGGATGCTTGAGCACCGGTGGACATTTCAACCCGGAGCAT AAACAACACGGGCACCCCAACGACGAAGAACGCCACGTCGGCGACCTCGGCAACGTAGAGTTCGACGACACCCGCATCGGCCGCATCGACTTCACCGACTCCCTGATCTCTCTGGTTGGCGAGCACGGCATCCTTGGCCGCGCCGTGGTCTTGCACGAGAGAGCTGATGACTTCGGCCGCTCTGACCATCCCGACTCGAGGAAGACTGGGAACGCTGGCGGTCGAGTCGCTTGCGGCGTCATCGGCATTCT GGATCCCGTCGATGGGTGGAGCAACACAGCCTCCATAGCCACCATCGCACCATCAATGTTCCTTCTCTCGTCTTTACTGGTCTTGCTCCGTTAA